From a region of the Tateyamaria omphalii genome:
- the acs gene encoding acetate--CoA ligase has translation MSDTKTHAPNPELAAHAHVDAAKYKEMYAASIADPAGFWGEHGKRIDWIKPYSQVKDVSYDFGNVAINWYGDGTLNVSSNCIDRHLAARGDQTAIIWEPDSPEDEAKHITYRELHAETCKMANVLKDLGVGKGDRVVIYLPMIPEAAYAMLACARIGAIHSIVFAGFSPDALAARVSGCDAKVVITADGAPRGGRVTNLKDNVNQALINVIDDTKCLVVKRTGQQIAWRNGLDYWLHEEAAKAADDCPPEEMGAEDPLFILYTSGSTGQPKGVVHTTGGYLVYAAFTHEITFDYKDGDVYWCTADVGWVTGHSYIVYGPLANGATTLMFEGVPTYPDASRFWHVCEKHKVAQFYTAPTAIRALMAHGNDPVTKCDLSSIKVLGTVGEPINPEAWNWYNDVVGGGRCPIVDTWWQTETGGHLMTPLPGAHATKPGAAMKPFFGIKPLVLEPASGEIIEGNGVEGVLVIADSWPGQMRTVWGDHERFEKTYFSDYKGYYFTGDGCRRDADGDYWITGRVDDVINVSGHRMGTAEVESALVAHSKVAEAAVVGYPHDIKGQGIYCYVTLMNDEEPNEELRKELRTWVRTEIGPIASPDLIQWAPGLPKTRSGKIMRRILRKIAEDDFGALGDTSTLADPSVVDDLIENRMNKS, from the coding sequence ATGTCGGATACCAAGACCCACGCGCCAAACCCAGAATTGGCCGCACATGCCCATGTAGACGCCGCAAAATACAAAGAGATGTATGCTGCATCCATCGCCGATCCGGCTGGCTTCTGGGGTGAACACGGCAAGCGCATCGACTGGATCAAACCCTACAGCCAGGTCAAAGACGTGTCCTATGACTTCGGCAACGTGGCGATCAACTGGTATGGTGACGGAACATTAAACGTCTCGTCCAACTGCATTGATCGTCATCTTGCGGCGCGCGGCGATCAAACAGCGATCATCTGGGAACCGGACAGTCCGGAGGATGAGGCCAAGCACATCACGTATCGCGAACTGCATGCCGAGACATGCAAGATGGCCAACGTGCTCAAGGATCTTGGCGTTGGCAAAGGCGACCGGGTTGTCATCTATCTGCCCATGATACCAGAAGCGGCCTATGCCATGCTCGCTTGCGCGCGGATCGGGGCCATTCATTCCATCGTTTTTGCGGGCTTCTCGCCCGACGCGCTGGCGGCCCGTGTGTCGGGTTGCGACGCCAAGGTCGTTATCACCGCCGATGGCGCGCCGCGCGGGGGCCGGGTGACGAACCTGAAGGACAACGTGAACCAAGCGCTGATCAACGTGATTGATGACACGAAGTGCCTTGTCGTCAAACGCACGGGTCAGCAGATCGCGTGGCGCAACGGACTGGACTATTGGCTTCACGAAGAAGCTGCAAAAGCAGCTGACGATTGCCCGCCAGAGGAGATGGGTGCCGAGGATCCCTTGTTCATCCTTTACACCTCCGGGTCCACAGGACAGCCCAAAGGCGTGGTACACACAACCGGCGGCTATCTTGTTTACGCCGCGTTCACCCACGAGATCACATTCGATTACAAGGACGGCGATGTCTATTGGTGCACCGCAGACGTGGGATGGGTCACGGGGCATAGCTACATTGTCTATGGCCCGCTGGCGAATGGTGCCACGACCCTGATGTTCGAAGGGGTGCCGACCTACCCGGACGCCTCTCGCTTTTGGCACGTATGCGAAAAGCACAAGGTGGCACAGTTTTACACGGCGCCCACCGCGATCCGCGCGCTCATGGCGCACGGGAACGATCCTGTGACGAAATGCGACCTGAGCAGCATCAAGGTGCTCGGCACGGTGGGTGAGCCGATCAATCCCGAGGCGTGGAACTGGTATAACGACGTTGTGGGTGGCGGGCGCTGCCCCATTGTCGACACCTGGTGGCAGACCGAGACGGGTGGACATCTAATGACCCCCCTGCCCGGCGCCCACGCAACCAAGCCGGGCGCGGCGATGAAGCCGTTTTTCGGGATCAAACCGTTGGTGCTGGAGCCCGCTTCCGGCGAGATCATCGAGGGCAACGGGGTCGAGGGCGTGCTCGTCATCGCGGACAGCTGGCCCGGACAGATGCGCACCGTCTGGGGCGATCACGAGCGGTTCGAGAAAACCTATTTCTCGGACTACAAGGGTTACTACTTTACTGGTGACGGCTGCCGCCGGGACGCAGATGGCGACTACTGGATCACCGGCCGCGTCGATGACGTCATCAACGTGTCTGGTCACCGCATGGGCACGGCCGAGGTCGAGAGCGCGCTTGTTGCGCATTCCAAGGTGGCAGAGGCGGCGGTCGTGGGCTACCCGCACGACATCAAGGGTCAGGGCATCTATTGCTACGTGACCCTGATGAACGACGAAGAGCCCAATGAGGAGCTTCGCAAGGAACTGCGGACCTGGGTTCGGACCGAGATTGGACCGATTGCGTCACCCGATCTGATCCAATGGGCACCTGGCCTTCCCAAGACCCGGTCGGGCAAGATCATGCGACGCATCCTGCGCAAGATTGCCGAAGATGATTTCGGCGCACTTGGCGACACGTCCACCCTTGCCGATCCGTCGGTTGTTGATGATCTGATCGAAAACCGGATGAACAAGAGCTGA
- the dctP gene encoding TRAP transporter substrate-binding protein DctP: MKTIAVGGIAAAISCTFALEAAATEWNVSVWGKRRAFTEHVEKLAELVSEKTNGEFTMNISYGGLSKNRENLDGISIGAFEMAQFCAGYHRDKNRVITVLELPFLGVENLEQEVAVASAVYQHPAAIEEMEQWNAKLLMTSPMPQYNIVGTGEPKTKLSDFEGMRVRATGGLGKAFESVGGVPTSVTATEAYQAMESGVVDTVAFAQHAHLSFGTINQADWWTANLNPGTVNCPVVVNIDAYDSLSDDHRAALESSIPEALDHYLANYAELLERWDSVLEEKGVQKVEIAPDVIEEFRAAAADPARDAWIADMEAQGIPGQELYDLVVKTLADAKGGS; the protein is encoded by the coding sequence ATGAAAACGATCGCAGTGGGCGGCATCGCCGCAGCTATTTCCTGCACTTTCGCGCTCGAAGCGGCCGCGACCGAGTGGAATGTGTCGGTGTGGGGCAAGCGCCGTGCCTTTACTGAACATGTCGAGAAACTGGCAGAGTTGGTCAGTGAAAAGACGAACGGCGAATTCACAATGAACATCAGCTACGGGGGGCTGTCCAAGAACCGCGAGAATCTGGATGGCATTTCCATCGGCGCCTTCGAGATGGCGCAGTTCTGTGCGGGCTATCACCGCGACAAGAACCGCGTGATCACGGTCCTGGAACTGCCCTTCCTGGGTGTTGAGAACCTGGAACAGGAAGTGGCTGTTGCTTCTGCTGTGTATCAACACCCCGCCGCAATAGAGGAAATGGAGCAGTGGAACGCAAAGCTGCTGATGACCTCGCCGATGCCGCAATACAACATCGTGGGAACGGGCGAGCCCAAGACGAAATTGTCCGACTTTGAAGGGATGCGCGTGCGCGCGACCGGTGGGCTGGGCAAAGCGTTTGAAAGTGTTGGCGGCGTGCCGACGTCTGTAACGGCGACCGAAGCCTACCAGGCGATGGAGTCGGGCGTTGTGGATACAGTGGCCTTCGCCCAGCACGCGCACCTGTCCTTTGGCACCATCAACCAGGCGGATTGGTGGACGGCCAATCTGAACCCCGGTACCGTGAACTGCCCTGTCGTCGTGAACATCGACGCCTATGACAGCTTGTCGGATGACCACAGGGCCGCGCTTGAAAGCTCGATCCCCGAAGCACTGGATCACTACCTGGCCAACTACGCGGAACTGCTGGAGCGCTGGGACAGCGTGTTGGAGGAGAAGGGCGTGCAGAAGGTCGAGATTGCACCTGACGTGATCGAAGAGTTCCGTGCTGCGGCGGCCGATCCTGCACGTGATGCTTGGATCGCTGATATGGAAGCCCAAGGGATCCCAGGCCAGGAACTCTATGATCTGGTCGTCAAGACTCTCGCGGACGCCAAGGGCGGCAGCTAA
- a CDS encoding TRAP transporter small permease subunit: MAGTSTVLEDSSLLSRLDRALLPIERVMALLSGLAAFSLMFLAAYSVSAREFFEKPLLGYVDYIEALMPLIAIMGVSYVQRSGTHIRMDIIVGAMRGRVLWFVELVMVLLILVLMIALVWGAWAHFDRSFDCARPLCSRDSSIDISMPLWPSKLLVPIAFVVLCARLVLQAVGYARALWLNLDRPVAVPLIQSVAAQARAEADALEGAD, from the coding sequence ATGGCAGGTACATCCACTGTGCTGGAGGATTCCAGCCTACTAAGTCGCTTGGACCGGGCCTTGCTGCCCATCGAGCGCGTGATGGCTTTGCTCAGTGGCCTGGCCGCCTTTTCCCTCATGTTCCTGGCGGCTTACTCCGTGTCGGCGCGCGAATTCTTCGAAAAGCCGCTGCTGGGGTACGTCGACTACATCGAAGCGCTGATGCCGCTGATCGCAATCATGGGCGTGTCTTACGTGCAGCGCAGTGGCACCCATATCCGCATGGACATCATTGTCGGCGCCATGCGCGGGCGTGTGTTGTGGTTTGTCGAATTGGTGATGGTGCTGCTGATCCTTGTTCTGATGATCGCGCTCGTCTGGGGGGCGTGGGCGCATTTCGACCGCTCCTTTGATTGCGCGCGACCCTTGTGCAGTCGCGACAGTTCCATCGACATCTCGATGCCGCTCTGGCCGTCAAAGCTGCTGGTGCCAATCGCCTTTGTGGTGCTCTGCGCGCGCCTGGTTTTGCAAGCCGTCGGCTACGCGCGGGCGCTCTGGCTGAACCTGGATCGCCCCGTGGCCGTGCCGCTGATACAGAGCGTGGCGGCCCAGGCCAGGGCCGAGGCCGACGCGTTGGAAGGGGCGGATTGA
- a CDS encoding TRAP transporter large permease, giving the protein MDPITIGLWTTGGMLCLVFLGMRVAFAAGLAGFVGLVWLRWNGFDYAPERFGKAVEISVKIAGQVPHSKVSAHALSLIPTFILIGYLAYYAKLTTALFDAAKKWIAWVPGGLAVSTVFSTAGFAAVSGASVATAAVFARIAIPEMLKIGYNKQFAAGVVAAGGTLASLIPPSAILVIYAIIVEQDVGKLLLAGFIPGAFSAFVYAVLIIGIAVIFKNVGPPVGGFTWRERLVALPPALPIVAVVVIIIFFVYNPFGDAWGTPTEGGAVGAFIVFLMALYRGMRLSELKDALIETAKLTVMIFTIIWGVLIYVRFLGFADLPGAFSDWITSLTVSPMLILICILLAYAVLGMFMDAIGMLLLTLPVVYPAVMALNGGEFVSAEDSAFGMSGPMCAIWFGILVVKMAEFCLITPPIGLNCFVVAGVRDDLSVQDVFKGVTPFFIADAITIALLVAFPAIVLWLPSLA; this is encoded by the coding sequence ATGGATCCGATCACAATCGGTCTGTGGACCACGGGCGGCATGCTGTGCCTCGTCTTTCTGGGCATGCGCGTCGCTTTCGCCGCCGGCCTGGCGGGATTTGTGGGGCTGGTGTGGTTGCGCTGGAACGGGTTCGACTATGCGCCCGAACGGTTCGGGAAGGCGGTCGAGATCAGCGTGAAAATCGCAGGTCAGGTGCCACATTCCAAGGTGTCTGCCCACGCGCTCAGCCTGATCCCAACGTTCATCCTGATCGGCTACCTCGCCTACTACGCAAAGTTGACGACCGCCCTGTTCGATGCGGCCAAGAAATGGATCGCATGGGTGCCGGGCGGGCTCGCTGTTTCGACAGTTTTTTCGACTGCCGGTTTCGCCGCGGTATCAGGTGCATCCGTCGCGACTGCAGCCGTGTTTGCACGCATCGCCATCCCCGAAATGCTCAAGATCGGATATAACAAGCAGTTCGCCGCGGGTGTCGTGGCCGCAGGTGGAACGCTTGCATCCCTGATCCCGCCCTCCGCCATCCTCGTTATCTACGCCATCATCGTGGAACAGGACGTGGGCAAACTGCTGCTCGCAGGGTTCATTCCGGGTGCGTTTTCCGCGTTTGTGTATGCCGTTCTCATTATTGGTATCGCGGTCATCTTCAAAAATGTCGGACCGCCGGTTGGCGGTTTCACATGGCGCGAACGCCTGGTCGCGTTGCCACCTGCGCTGCCCATCGTGGCCGTGGTCGTGATCATTATCTTCTTCGTCTACAACCCTTTCGGTGATGCATGGGGCACGCCGACCGAAGGCGGTGCTGTGGGCGCGTTCATCGTGTTCCTGATGGCGCTCTACCGCGGAATGCGCTTGTCCGAACTGAAGGACGCGCTGATCGAAACCGCCAAGCTGACCGTGATGATCTTTACCATCATCTGGGGCGTGCTGATCTACGTCCGGTTCCTGGGCTTTGCCGACCTGCCGGGCGCCTTCAGCGACTGGATCACCTCGCTGACCGTTTCACCCATGCTGATCCTGATCTGCATCCTGCTCGCTTACGCCGTGCTGGGTATGTTCATGGACGCCATAGGCATGCTCCTTCTGACATTGCCCGTCGTTTACCCGGCGGTCATGGCCCTGAACGGGGGCGAGTTCGTGAGCGCCGAGGACAGCGCCTTTGGCATGTCAGGGCCCATGTGCGCGATCTGGTTCGGGATCCTCGTGGTGAAGATGGCGGAGTTCTGTCTGATCACGCCGCCCATCGGCCTCAACTGTTTCGTCGTGGCGGGCGTACGCGATGACCTGAGTGTGCAGGATGTGTTTAAAGGCGTGACGCCGTTCTTCATCGCGGACGCGATCACGATCGCACTTCTTGTGGCCTTCCCCGCAATCGTGCTGTGGTTGCCCTCACTCGCGTGA
- a CDS encoding Tm-1-like ATP-binding domain-containing protein has protein sequence MGGTMGTDAALDICRVLPLGVLKYVVSTVSFSPLIEPQRLSADIQMILWTGGLYGLNSVCKSSLSQAAGAGPRSRSATPPVWAAWPLRASREMAQRLKQSDAPVYVLLPNQGIEEWAAAAAKHIMRKPLRPFAMRCGRR, from the coding sequence GTGGGAGGCACAATGGGGACCGATGCCGCGCTCGATATCTGCCGGGTCCTGCCGCTTGGTGTGCTCAAATACGTTGTCTCAACGGTCTCCTTTTCGCCTCTGATAGAACCGCAACGTTTGTCAGCCGACATCCAAATGATCCTATGGACGGGCGGTCTCTACGGCCTCAACTCTGTCTGCAAGTCGTCCTTGTCCCAGGCGGCAGGCGCGGGTCCGAGGTCGCGATCTGCCACGCCACCGGTATGGGCGGCATGGCCTTTGAGAGCATCGCGCGAGATGGCGCAGCGATTGAAGCAGTCGGACGCGCCCGTTTATGTGCTGCTGCCAAACCAGGGGATCGAGGAGTGGGCCGCCGCGGCGGCAAAGCACATAATGCGCAAGCCCTTGCGGCCTTTTGCGATGAGATGCGGACGCAGATGA
- a CDS encoding MBL fold metallo-hydrolase produces the protein MAKAFASQGDMTEKTITFDEIGEGLWAFTAEGDPNSGVIIGDDSVMIVEAQATPRLAEKVIEKVRSVTDKPITHLVLTHYHAVRVLGASAYGADQIIMSDMARGMVAERGQEDWDSEFQRFPRLFEGHESIPGLTWPTTTFTDAMTVYLGNRRVDIKHLGRAHTAGDAVIHIPDQNVMFTGDIVEYHSACYCGDGYFGAWGGTLDKIKAYDVDAIAPGRGDALVGSEMVNKAIENTRDFVDSTYRPAARVAARNGSLKEAWDAVRSECDAKFNDYAIYEHCLPFNVARAYDEARGIAHPRVWTAKRDIEMWEALQG, from the coding sequence ATGGCCAAGGCTTTCGCATCCCAGGGGGACATGACGGAAAAGACCATCACCTTTGACGAGATTGGTGAGGGGCTGTGGGCGTTTACCGCCGAAGGGGACCCCAATTCCGGCGTTATCATCGGCGACGACAGCGTGATGATTGTCGAGGCACAGGCGACCCCGCGTCTGGCCGAGAAGGTGATCGAAAAGGTGCGGTCGGTGACAGACAAGCCGATCACGCATCTGGTGCTGACCCATTACCACGCGGTGCGGGTGCTGGGCGCATCCGCCTATGGCGCGGATCAGATCATCATGTCCGACATGGCCCGCGGCATGGTGGCCGAGCGCGGACAAGAGGATTGGGACAGTGAATTCCAACGCTTCCCGCGTCTCTTTGAAGGGCACGAGAGCATTCCGGGCCTGACCTGGCCGACAACGACCTTCACGGATGCAATGACCGTTTATCTTGGAAACCGAAGGGTGGACATCAAACATCTGGGCCGCGCTCATACGGCAGGGGATGCTGTCATTCACATACCTGATCAGAACGTGATGTTTACGGGTGACATCGTGGAATATCATTCAGCCTGCTACTGCGGTGACGGGTATTTCGGCGCATGGGGCGGCACCCTGGACAAGATCAAAGCCTATGACGTTGACGCCATCGCACCGGGGCGCGGGGATGCACTCGTCGGATCAGAGATGGTGAACAAAGCCATCGAAAACACGCGGGATTTTGTGGATAGCACCTACCGCCCGGCCGCCCGGGTTGCCGCGCGAAATGGTTCTTTGAAAGAGGCATGGGATGCTGTGCGCTCTGAATGTGACGCAAAATTCAATGACTACGCGATTTACGAGCACTGCCTGCCTTTCAACGTCGCCCGCGCTTATGACGAGGCCCGCGGCATCGCGCATCCGCGTGTCTGGACGGCCAAGCGGGACATAGAGATGTGGGAGGCGTTGCAGGGTTAG
- a CDS encoding FAD-dependent oxidoreductase, whose protein sequence is MVDVRYDIEFQLYPYAPVAAQTLPAQRHPVVVVGGGPIGMALALDLGRKGTPVVVLDDHDGVGQGSRAICFAKRTLEIANRLGAGQRMMDKGVVWNVGKVFHGDDRVFQFNLQPEDGHRCPAFINLQQPYFEKFLVDEIRAAQSEGAPIEIRGRNAVTAMDQRDDHVLLDVDTPDGPYQLEAEWLIACDGARSPIRDMMGLGFDGRVFEDNFLIADVKMTADFPTERWFWFEPPFKDAGQSALLHKQPDDIWRIDFQLGWDIDRDKELKEENIRARVDAMLGEGAEYELEWTSIYTFQCRRMQEFRHDRVIFAGDSAHQVSPFGARGANSGVQDADNLAWKLDLVLRGLAPDALLDTYSEERAHGADENILNSTRATDFLTPKSEISKVFRNAILDLAKDHSFARPMVNSGRLSVPCVYDGLSLNGPDRLAGPDKTRVGAPCVDAPLQNGFLLDELTGAFTILAINTTPPALPQIDGIPVKTLALSTQEDDPTGALRERYLGDAGCALYLIRPDQHVAARWPTADDQIIANALRTAIGRGRTYDA, encoded by the coding sequence ATGGTCGATGTACGTTACGACATAGAGTTCCAACTTTACCCATACGCCCCCGTTGCGGCTCAGACGTTGCCCGCACAAAGACACCCAGTGGTTGTTGTGGGCGGTGGGCCGATTGGAATGGCCTTGGCGCTGGACCTTGGGCGCAAGGGAACCCCAGTGGTGGTTCTTGATGACCATGACGGCGTGGGGCAGGGCAGTCGTGCCATCTGTTTCGCCAAGCGCACGCTGGAGATTGCCAATCGTCTTGGCGCAGGCCAGCGGATGATGGACAAAGGCGTTGTCTGGAACGTGGGCAAGGTCTTTCACGGCGACGACCGCGTGTTCCAGTTTAACCTGCAGCCGGAGGATGGGCACCGCTGCCCGGCCTTTATCAACCTGCAGCAGCCCTATTTTGAAAAGTTCCTGGTGGACGAGATCCGCGCGGCGCAATCAGAAGGCGCGCCAATCGAGATCCGCGGGCGCAACGCTGTCACTGCTATGGATCAGCGCGACGACCATGTGCTGCTCGATGTCGACACACCTGACGGCCCTTATCAACTTGAAGCCGAATGGCTGATCGCGTGTGACGGCGCGCGCTCACCCATACGCGACATGATGGGGCTAGGCTTTGATGGCCGCGTGTTCGAAGACAACTTCCTGATCGCTGACGTCAAGATGACGGCCGATTTCCCGACCGAGCGGTGGTTCTGGTTCGAACCGCCGTTCAAGGACGCGGGCCAATCTGCGCTGCTGCACAAGCAACCGGACGATATTTGGCGCATCGACTTTCAACTGGGTTGGGACATCGACCGCGACAAAGAGCTGAAAGAGGAAAACATCCGCGCCCGCGTCGATGCGATGCTGGGCGAGGGTGCGGAATACGAACTGGAATGGACGTCGATCTACACGTTCCAATGCCGTCGGATGCAAGAATTTCGCCATGATCGCGTGATCTTTGCCGGTGACAGCGCGCACCAAGTGTCTCCCTTCGGCGCGCGTGGGGCCAATTCCGGTGTGCAGGATGCGGACAATCTGGCCTGGAAGCTGGACCTGGTTCTGCGCGGCCTCGCACCCGATGCCCTGCTCGACACCTATTCCGAGGAACGTGCGCACGGAGCAGACGAAAACATCCTGAATTCGACCCGAGCCACGGATTTCCTGACACCAAAAAGCGAGATCAGCAAAGTCTTCCGCAACGCGATCCTTGATCTTGCGAAAGATCACAGTTTTGCCCGCCCGATGGTCAACTCGGGCCGGTTGTCTGTGCCCTGTGTGTACGATGGTTTGTCGTTGAATGGGCCTGATCGTCTTGCCGGGCCAGACAAAACACGGGTCGGCGCGCCCTGTGTTGATGCACCGTTGCAAAACGGATTTTTGCTGGATGAACTCACAGGCGCTTTCACGATCCTCGCAATAAACACCACCCCTCCCGCGCTCCCGCAGATCGACGGTATTCCTGTGAAAACACTTGCGCTTTCCACGCAGGAAGATGATCCGACAGGCGCGTTGCGAGAAAGGTATCTTGGTGACGCGGGCTGTGCCCTCTACCTCATTCGGCCAGATCAACACGTTGCGGCGCGGTGGCCCACGGCAGACGACCAGATAATCGCCAATGCGCTGCGGACTGCTATTGGACGAGGTCGTACGTATGACGCTTAA
- a CDS encoding DUF2783 domain-containing protein → MTLNLDPNIPDPDGFYDELLAVHKDLSKKESDALNARLLLILANHIGDRAILSQALKAARKR, encoded by the coding sequence ATGACGCTTAACCTCGACCCAAACATTCCCGATCCGGACGGATTTTATGACGAATTATTGGCAGTACATAAGGACCTGAGCAAAAAAGAAAGTGATGCGCTCAATGCGCGTCTGTTGCTGATCCTGGCCAACCACATCGGCGACCGGGCCATTCTGTCGCAAGCCCTGAAAGCCGCGCGCAAGCGGTAA
- a CDS encoding helix-turn-helix transcriptional regulator: protein MISAVEMLAISAAVAFPVRQGSMIAFAIELAEVPLTMCKPLLLCLYVQRLTHDPTQEMPHHRRPWHGLPVALYMYILPLPAPLKAGLHPGAHDRVGVRFFDCVNHWRIKDAADKLRHTDATIPEIAYAVGFNPRSSFYTAAKRELGMTPSQYRKGA, encoded by the coding sequence ATGATCAGTGCCGTGGAAATGCTGGCCATCTCAGCGGCCGTTGCGTTTCCAGTGAGACAAGGCAGCATGATCGCTTTCGCAATCGAATTGGCGGAAGTGCCATTGACCATGTGCAAGCCCCTCTTGCTTTGCCTGTATGTTCAACGCCTGACCCATGATCCAACTCAGGAGATGCCTCATCACCGACGGCCTTGGCATGGGCTGCCCGTCGCTCTCTACATGTACATCTTGCCGTTGCCTGCGCCGCTGAAGGCGGGATTGCACCCTGGTGCGCATGACCGGGTCGGGGTGCGCTTTTTCGACTGCGTGAACCACTGGCGCATAAAAGATGCAGCAGACAAGCTGCGCCACACAGACGCCACGATCCCTGAGATTGCGTATGCCGTGGGCTTTAACCCGCGGTCTTCCTTTTATACCGCGGCCAAGCGTGAGTTGGGGATGACCCCATCACAATATCGAAAAGGTGCTTAG
- a CDS encoding calcium-binding protein: MVKALDCLPARYLVDAFAQIFNDDAWASFDPSSDSFTIAGTAAQIMLGEVSGGLGDIETVLELDDARLTFEGGLTDFDLGRFTFFNGSTLWIGEQRSDVFDVLRHAPASTHADNQLIGLDGNDHLLGEYGDDKIDGGEVHDHICGQGGDDMIQGGAGNGFLNGGQGNDVLHGDNGRDNLRGGVAMTA, encoded by the coding sequence ATGGTTAAAGCCTTGGACTGTCTTCCGGCACGATATTTGGTCGATGCGTTTGCCCAGATTTTCAACGATGACGCATGGGCCAGTTTCGATCCATCCAGTGACAGTTTTACCATTGCGGGAACGGCTGCCCAGATCATGTTGGGCGAAGTGTCGGGCGGTCTTGGAGACATCGAAACCGTACTGGAACTGGATGACGCCCGCCTGACATTCGAAGGTGGATTGACCGACTTCGACCTTGGCCGTTTTACTTTTTTCAATGGCTCAACCCTTTGGATCGGCGAACAGCGCAGTGATGTCTTCGACGTGCTTCGACATGCGCCCGCTTCGACTCATGCCGATAATCAACTGATCGGATTGGACGGCAATGATCACCTGCTTGGCGAATATGGAGACGACAAGATCGACGGCGGCGAGGTCCATGACCATATCTGTGGGCAGGGCGGCGACGACATGATCCAGGGCGGTGCGGGAAACGGTTTTCTCAACGGCGGACAGGGCAACGACGTGCTGCACGGCGATAATGGTCGCGACAATCTGCGCGGGGGAGTGGCGATGACAGCCTGA
- a CDS encoding serine hydrolase domain-containing protein translates to MMTSVIVQQLVGEGAIDIDAPLAAQMDLTGLEDIPNIHDVMVRELLSNRPGIPDFDSIPGQSGLRAFIERLMQHPDRPLETGKLLALASGQDASFAPGEAYEYWNTNFLLLQKLVEQITGDSFGQVFSNRVFSVAGMKDSSLKSDGTFENGLLSYAELVPDQIIDVTDAPLDFGASGGVVSTTSDMIRFLDALLVSRALLSPGQMEEMLDFRTPDSTPSQDG, encoded by the coding sequence ATGATGACATCGGTGATCGTCCAGCAACTTGTTGGCGAAGGTGCAATCGACATTGACGCGCCGCTTGCCGCACAGATGGACCTGACCGGTCTGGAGGACATCCCGAATATCCACGACGTTATGGTTCGGGAATTGCTGTCCAACCGCCCGGGCATCCCGGATTTCGACAGCATCCCTGGTCAGAGCGGGTTGCGAGCCTTCATCGAACGGCTGATGCAGCATCCGGATCGGCCACTTGAAACCGGCAAATTGCTCGCACTGGCCTCCGGTCAGGACGCCTCTTTCGCGCCGGGCGAAGCCTATGAATACTGGAACACGAACTTTCTCTTGCTGCAAAAGCTGGTCGAACAGATCACCGGGGACAGCTTCGGACAGGTGTTTTCGAACCGCGTCTTTTCCGTTGCAGGGATGAAAGACAGCTCCTTGAAGTCTGACGGCACTTTTGAAAACGGTCTGCTCTCTTATGCCGAGCTTGTTCCAGATCAGATCATCGACGTCACCGATGCGCCCCTGGACTTCGGCGCGTCTGGCGGCGTGGTGTCGACGACGTCCGACATGATCCGCTTCCTTGACGCGCTGCTTGTTTCACGCGCATTGCTGTCACCCGGTCAGATGGAGGAGATGCTGGACTTTCGAACCCCGGACAGCACACCCAGCCAGGATGGTTAA